The genomic stretch AATATTTCCATTGGAGAGAAGTCAGCCAGCAGAACTTTTGTCGAAATAAAGGTCGTCCCCCAAATCAGAATGGTCACAATGGCTGCGATATGCCCCGAAGTTTCTCTTTGTATGTTCATCTGTGAAGCTCCTTTTCAAAAATCTTCATGTATTGCTTCGGCGTCAGCCCCACCTGCCGTTTAAAAAACTTCGTCATATGACTCTGATCGCTGAATCCTGTCTGAAATGCCGCATCAATCGGCCTTACCCCTTGTTCAAGGAGTTTTTTGGCTTGATTAATCCGGATTGTTTCCATGTAGCTATTAGGGGTAATGCCTTTTTGTTTTGTAAATGAACGCAATAAATGATACTTGCTCCAGCCTGTTAATTCACTCAAATCATTGAGTGTAACATTTTCGGCATAATGCTCTTCTAAAAATTCACAAACCATTTTGACTTCGTCTGATGGTTCTGGAACGCTGCTAAGGAACGTGACATCTGAATAATGGCGGATCAGCTCCTCTAATAGATGAAGAAACAGCTCCTCCTTACGCAAAGCTTGTTTTTCCTCGGATATCAAAATATGCAATTCCTGCAGGCTGGCTGTCAGCTCATGGCGGAATAACACATGCTGGGAGAAATAAGGGAGATGCCCGGAGCCAGTAATCTCTTTCACCGCCTTCTCCATGATATCCGGCATGACATTGATACACCGATAATCAAGCGTCCGGCCGTCAATCTGTTCACAGCTATGCGTGTCACGGGGGTTAAAGAGGAGAAGATCACCTGGATTGATGATATATTCTTGATCCTGACAGGCCAGATACCGTTGCCCTTTTTCAATAAATCCAATCACATAATAATCGTGAAAGTGGTTCGGGAACTTCTGCATAATTCCCTTGAAGCGGTAGGCTTCTATATGAAGGTGTGGGTCAAGCTGCAGTGTGCGGGTTTCGTTTTGCATGGGATGCCTCCTGTCGGTGTGGTGGTCTTGGATTAAGTGTAGCATGATTTTGGGGGATTTCTTGTATGATGTTGCTGTTTAGGAATAGAGAAAGCAGACCGTTATTTGTCTGCTTTCGTTTAAGAATTTAAAAGATTTTAACCCTCAATAATAATTTTATCTTTTTTAATAAAAATTTATTTTTCAAATATTTCAGTTATAATGGTTTGGAACAGATAGGAGGGGCAAAGATGTATCAATCAAAGAAGGTTTTATTGTTAGGTTCAGGTGAATTAGGTAAAGAGGTAGTGATTGAAGCCCAGCGTCTTGGGGTACAGACGGTGGCAGTTGACAGTTACGAGCATGCTCCGGCGATGCAGGTCGCGCATAACAGTTATGTCGTTGATATGCTGGACCCAGAGCAGATCAGAACCATCATTGAGAAAGAAAATCCGGATTTGATTGTGCCTGAGGTTGAGGCGATTGCGACGGATGAATTGCTGAAGCTTGAAGAGGAAGGATTTCACGTTATCCCGAATGCCCGTGCGGCCAAGCTGACGATGGATCGGGAAGGCATCAGACGACTTGCGGCGGAAACGCTTGGACTTGCGACAGCTGGCTATGAATTTGCGAATACATATGATGAATTTATACAAGCGGCAGCTCAGATCGGTTTTCCTTGTGTCGTTAAACCATTGATGAGTTCTTCTGGAAAAGGCCAAAGTGTGTGCCGCTCTGAAGCGGATTTAGAGAGCTGCTGGGAGACGGCGATGGAAGGCGGACGGGTGAAAAACGGCCGCGTGATCGTTGAGGAGTTTATCCCTTTCGAATCAGAAATCACACTCTTAACCGTACGTGCGGTTAACGGTACGGCATTTTGTGAGCCGATCGGTCATGTGCAAAAGGACGGGGATTATATCGAATCGTGGCAGCCGCATGATATGACAGAGCAGCAAATAGAAGAAGCGAAGCATATTGCGAAAACGATCACGGATGAGCTTGGCGGATACGGCCTGTTTGGTGTTGAGCTGTTCCTTGCGAAAGATAGGGTATATTTCAGTGAGGTATCTCCTCGTCCGCATGATACGGGTCTTGTCACGCTGGTGACGCAAAATTTGTCAGAATTTGCGCTGCATGTCCGGGCGATTCTCGGCTTTCCGATTACAGAAATCACACAGCTTTCTCCTGGCGCCAGCAGGCCCCTCAAAGCGCCGGAAGAATTAGCGGATTACACTGTTGAAGGATTGGAAAACGCACTGGCAGTCCCAAAGACTCAAGTGCGCGTCTTTGGAAAGCCGATAACAAAAGCCGGACGTCGTATGGCAGTTGCGCTTTCTGCTGCTGATTCAGTTGAAACGGCAAGAGAGAATGCAAAGAAAGCGTTGGACCAGCTAATTTTAAAATAGAGTTTGAACAGGTCTTGTCATGGGACAAGGCCTGTTTTTTTCTTTCTCCGTAAAAGTTTTATCATAAGAATCAGAAACCTGATTATAATGTAAAAGTCTTCCATCGATACGGGTGGTTGACACTAAAGGAGGGAGATGACAAAATGAAATTAGTTCCAAGATTCAGAAAACAATGGTTCGCTTACTTAACGGTTTTGTGTTTGGCTTTGGCAGCAGCGGTTTCTTTTGGCGTACCGGCAAAAGCGGCAGAGAACCCGCAAACTTCTGTATCGAATACCGGTAAAGAAGCTGATGCTACGAAAAACCAAACGTCAAAAGCAGATCAGGTTTCCGCCCCTTATGAGGGAACCGGAAAAACAAGTAAATCGTTATACGGCGGCCAAACGGAACTGGAAAAAAACATTCAAACCTTACAGCCTTCGAGCATTATCGGAACTGATGAACGCACCAGAATCTCCAGCACGACATCTTTTCCATATAGAGCAACCGTTCAACTGTCAATCAAGTATCCCAAC from Bacillus subtilis subsp. subtilis str. 168 encodes the following:
- the ybfI gene encoding putative transcriptional regulator (AraC/XylS family, cupin family) (Evidence 3: Putative function from multiple computational evidences; Product type r: regulator), with the protein product MQNETRTLQLDPHLHIEAYRFKGIMQKFPNHFHDYYVIGFIEKGQRYLACQDQEYIINPGDLLLFNPRDTHSCEQIDGRTLDYRCINVMPDIMEKAVKEITGSGHLPYFSQHVLFRHELTASLQELHILISEEKQALRKEELFLHLLEELIRHYSDVTFLSSVPEPSDEVKMVCEFLEEHYAENVTLNDLSELTGWSKYHLLRSFTKQKGITPNSYMETIRINQAKKLLEQGVRPIDAAFQTGFSDQSHMTKFFKRQVGLTPKQYMKIFEKELHR
- the purT gene encoding phosphoribosylglycinamide formyltransferase 2 (Evidence 1a: Function from experimental evidences in the studied strain; PubMedId: 7496533; Product type e : enzyme), which codes for MYQSKKVLLLGSGELGKEVVIEAQRLGVQTVAVDSYEHAPAMQVAHNSYVVDMLDPEQIRTIIEKENPDLIVPEVEAIATDELLKLEEEGFHVIPNARAAKLTMDREGIRRLAAETLGLATAGYEFANTYDEFIQAAAQIGFPCVVKPLMSSSGKGQSVCRSEADLESCWETAMEGGRVKNGRVIVEEFIPFESEITLLTVRAVNGTAFCEPIGHVQKDGDYIESWQPHDMTEQQIEEAKHIAKTITDELGGYGLFGVELFLAKDRVYFSEVSPRPHDTGLVTLVTQNLSEFALHVRAILGFPITEITQLSPGASRPLKAPEELADYTVEGLENALAVPKTQVRVFGKPITKAGRRMAVALSAADSVETARENAKKALDQLILK